A genomic region of Xiphophorus couchianus chromosome 18, X_couchianus-1.0, whole genome shotgun sequence contains the following coding sequences:
- the slitrk3a gene encoding SLIT and NTRK-like protein 3 encodes MLWVTLLSTIALGWTTPIPLLEDSEEIDEPCFEPCDCEVKEGIFHVHCDSKGFTNVSQISQIWSRPFKLNLQRNLMRKLYFNSFLHLNNAISINLGNNALQDIHAGAFNGLGILKRLFLHENKLDVFRNDTFLGLESLEYLQADYNVIKRIESGAFRHLHKLRVLILNDNLIPMLPNYLFRSVSLTHLDLRGNRLKTLQYKGTLEYVGRSLMEIQLEENPWNCVCEIVQLKTWLERIPYTALVGEITCETPFHLHGKDLREIKRSELCPLLTDAEIEAKLGIPRVPFSNENTWPTKPSSMLSPFHNTASSVEYKDRPAKPTKKPTRRPTKNPPTPRSIYPGLNQPPIAGYQTRPPIPIICPANCICNLHINDLGLTVNCKDKGFHNISELLPRPLNAKKLYLSGNLIQKIYRSDFWNFSSLDLLHLGNNQISYVQEGAFINLPNLKSLYLNGNDIERLSPGMFRGLQMLSYLYFEYNVIREIQSHSFSLMPNLQLVFLNNNLLRSLPNDAFAGTNLARLNLRRNHFVSLPVHGVLEHLTSIVQIDLHQNPWDCSCDIIPLKQWLEKLSSVIVVGEVTCNTPEYAFGKDLRSLEVEVICPELKYSSRPSPALPGGDDLTTGSSEMGESSRRGAVPLSVLILSLLILFISAVFVTAGLFAFVLRRRKKLPFRKRSEVDLTGIQMQCRIFEDPPRQSCAGNPGTPEKPTPSLHTHSHTTHTHGHGHVYDYIPHPVTQMCNNPIYKPREGEIAEEEMAQFAEKKDNGSSSNSNYRTLLEKEREWTLAVSNSQLNTIVTVNHTTADISGFHENGGLCPTVIDSQRPTPTVGFVDCLYGTVPKLKDMHVAHAHPPGMQYPDLQQDARLKETLLFTAGKGCYPDPSQSDYLELRAKLQTKPDYLEVLEKSYRF; translated from the coding sequence ATGCTGTGGGTTACCTTGCTGAGCACCATAGCCTTAGGATGGACCACACCAATCCCACTGCTGGAGGACTCGGAGGAGATCGACGAGCCCTGCTTTGAACCGTGCGACTGCGAGGTCAAGGAAGGCATCTTCCATGTCCATTGTGACAGTAAAGGATTTACAAATGTCAGCCAGATCTCTCAAATTTGGAGCCGACCCTTCAAGCTCAACCTGCAGAGGAACCTAATGAGGAAGCTCTACTTCAACAGCTTCCTCCATCTTAACAATGCCATATCCATCAATCTGGGTAATAACGCCTTGCAAGATATACATGCTGGGGCATTCAATGGCTTGGGAATACTTAAACGACTGTTTCTCCATGAAAACAAACTAGACGTTTTCCGAAACGACACATTTCTGGGGTTGGAGAGTCTAGAATATCTCCAAGCAGATTACAATGTTATTAAAAGGATTGAAAGTGGTGCATTCAGGCACCTTCACAAATTAAGAGTACTTATATTAAATGACAATCTCATACCCATGCTGCCGAATTACCTTTTTCGGTCTGTGTCCCTAACACATTTGGACTTGAGAGGTAACAGACTGAAGACATTGCAGTATAAAGGCACACTGGAGTATGTTGGGCGGAGCTTGATGGAAATCCAGCTGGAGGAAAACCCTTGgaactgtgtgtgtgagattgTCCAGTTAAAAACATGGCTAGAGAGAATCCCTTACACAGCTTTGGTGGGAGAGATCACATGTGAGACCCCATTCCACCTACACGGAAAAGACCTGCGGGAAATTAAACGCAGCGAGCTCTGTCCTCTTCTCACCGATGCAGAGATTGAGGCCAAGCTGGGAATTCCTCGGGTGCCATTCAGCAATGAGAATACTTGGCCTACTAAACCTTCCTCCATGCTCTCCCCCTTTCACAACACAGCCTCCTCTGTGGAGTACAAGGACAGGCCTGCGAAGCCTACCAAAAAGCCTACCAGACGGCCCACAAAGAATCCACCAACTCCTCGTAGCATTTACCCAGGCCTCAACCAGCCCCCCATTGCTGGCTACCAAACAAGACCACCCATTCCAATAATCTGTCCAGCTAATTGTATTTGCAACCTTCACATCAATGACCTTGGGTTAACAGTAAACTGCAAAGACAAAGGGTTTCACAACATTTCAGAGCTTCTGCCTCGACCCCTTAATGCCAAGAAATTGTATCTTAGTGGGAACCTGATACAGAAAATCTATCGTTCAGATTTCTGGAACTTCTCAAGTTTGGATTTACTACATTTAGGGAACAACCAGATATCCTATGTCCAGGAGGGTGCATTTATCAACTTGCCAAActtaaaaagtttatatttgaaTGGTAATGACATTGAGCGGCTCTCTCCTGGTATGTTTCGTGGACTTCAGATGTTGAGCTATCTTTACTTTGAATACAATGTCATCCGTGAGATTCAGTCTCATTCTTTCTCCCTAATGCCCAATCTGCAATTGGTTTTCCTGAATAATAATCTGTTGAGGTCATTACCCAATGATGCCTTTGCTGGCACCAACCTTGCACGTCTTAATCTTCGTAGAAATCACTTTGTTTCCCTGCCAGTTCATGGGGTCCTGGAGCATCTGACTTCCATCGTCCAGATCGATCTCCATCAGAATCCCTGGGATTGCTCATGTGATATCATTCCTCTCAAACAATGGCTGGAAAAGCTATCCTCTGTCATTGTGGTGGGGGAAGTCACCTGCAACACACCAGAGTATGCTTTTGGAAAGGACCTGCGTTCGCTTGAGGTTGAGGTAATCTGTCCTGAGCTGAAGTATTCTTCACGTCCCTCTCCAGCTCTGCCTGGTGGGGATGATCTCACCACAGGTAGCTCTGAAATGGGGGAATCAAGTAGGAGAGGGGCTGTTCCACTGTCAGTTCTCATCCTCAGTTTGCTCATCCTCTTCATTTCAGCGGTGTTTGTTACTGCTGGGCTCTTTGCCTTTGTCCTCCGTCGCAGAAAGAAGCTACCTTTCCGCAAACGTTCTGAGGTGGACCTGACTGGGATCCAGATGCAATGCAGGATTTTTGAGGATCCGCCAAGGCAAAGCTGTGCCGGAAACCCTGGCACGCCGGAGAAACCAACACCCAGTTTGCACACACATTCGCACACTACTCACACACATGGACATGGCCACGTTTATGATTACATCCCGCACCCTGTGACTCAAATGTGTAACAACCCTATCTATAAGCCAAGAGAAGGAGAGATTGCTGAGGAGGAGATGGCACAGTttgcagaaaagaaagacaatggCAGCAGTAGCAACAGTAACTATAGAACCTTgttggagaaagagagagagtggacCTTGGCGGTCTCCAACTCTCAGCTCAACACTATTGTTACGGTCAACCACACCACGGCGGACATTTCAGGATTTCATGAGAATGGAGGGCTCTGCCCCACAGTGATTGACAGTCAGAGGCCCACGCCAACAGTGGGCTTTGTAGACTGTTTGTATGGGACAGTGCCCAAATTAAAGGACATGCATGTTGCACATGCACATCCACCAGGCATGCAGTACCCAGATTTACAGCAGGACGCACGGCTGAAGGAGACATTGCTTTTCACAGCCGGGAAAGGCTGCTACCCTGATCCCTCCCAAAGTGATTACCTCGAGTTAAGGGCCAAACTTCAAACCAAGCCAGATTACCTCGAAGTCTTGGAAAAATCCTACCGTTTTTAA